Below is a genomic region from Methanobacterium sp..
ATTTTGAATTATTTCTGATAGAACTTTAGGATCTTTGAATTTTTTAATAACTTTCTCATTTTCAGCATGCGCCATAATTAATATTTCTTTAATTATGTTTTTATTTTCCTTTAAATTAGCACTAACTGTAAAATTAATCTTTTTACCACATTCAAGACAAAAATTAGCATTATCCGGATTTTCAGTTCTACATTCAGGACAAAAAACCATATTTAACCCCCATGCTAATTAATAATACATTCAATACTATAAATTTTATGAAATAAGTCCATTCATACAAAAAAGCAGGGAAATAAGGATTTTAACATTAAGAAACCAAAAATTAATTAGAATCGAAACTATTCTCTATTTAATTGGTTTATCAAGCTAAAAAGTTACATTAAACAATACAACTATTATAATAAATGCCGTTAAAAATATTGCAAAAGCGAGCAGGATATACATCATATATCTAGAAATTCTTAGTAACTTGTAAAGAGGTGGATGTTTTTTATATATTTCCAGAGCTTTCTCCCTAGATTCCTCCTGTTTTTTCTTCATTTCGGGGTTTTTAATTGAAATATATTTGGAGTAAATATGGCTTATAATAGACATTATAAACAATAGTAATATTATAAGCCCAATATAACCTGTAATAGCACCCATAATGCCAATAATTCCTAAAATAAATGGAAACAAAATATATATTAAAGCTCCTTCTTTTTCAGGATGTAGTCTATAATGATTAACAGCTAAAATACCTAAAATTATAAAAAATATACCTATTATCAAAAATAATATAGCACCAATTCCCATAATCAATCCTTTCTAAATAAAATATAAAAATTTTTCGACAATCCCAAAAACAAGTAACAGGTAAACCTACCACGACCAAAAAAATCCCAAGGATACCCATAACTCGGCACGTTCTAAGCTCACATATTAAACATCAATTTCTAAACTAAACTTCAGGACTTATACTACCTAATTTTACTTAAAAATAGTTTTTACAGCGTATTATTCCTTAAATTTCAATATCCTAAAGGAAATCTCTCATCTTATCATTAATGTACATATCTGTACCTGAATCTACATATAAATCATTCTATTTTTAAAATTAGATGCATCCAAACACACGTTCACAATCTGAAAATTACATGTTTAAATATCTAAAACGTTAATATTTGGATGTTAAGAAAAAGGATTTTTGTAACAAAACAGTCCTTTGAAGTATTAATTGTGTAACTATTAATTAAATGAAAAAGTAATGGATCATTTAACAAAAATCAGTATTTAGAATGATTTTTTCAATGGTTTTTTAGTATAATTAGATTCAATCAATTTATCCTGCTACACACACCGTAACGGCCATACCATGAGTTCAAAAAAATCAAAAATAGCAAGTGGAAGTATTGTAATCCTCATAGGGTCATTCGTATTTCGTATAGGTGGATTCATCTATAGATTTATAATGAGCCGGTTACTGGATACTGCAGGATACGGTATCTTAGGCCTTACATTACCTTTCCAGAACCTTCTTACCATAACTGCCAACGGGGGCCTCCCTCCAGCTATTGCAAAGTACGTGGCACAGTATTCAGCGGTAGAACAGGACGATATGGTGCGGCAGATTATAATTACTGCCTTAAAGATCGTGGCCGTGACCGGGACCATCGGCGCTATTTTAATGTACATTCTTGCAGGAATTATTGCAATAGACTGGTGGCATAAACCTGAAGCACTTCTTCCCCTCCAGATTGTGGCCGTTATGGCACCGTTCAGTGTTATCGTAGGGGTTTTTAGAGGTGTTTTCCAGGGATACTACAAGATGACCAATATCCTGATCACCCGTGCATTTGAACAGGTATTTACAATCGCATTTGCCATAGCTCTGGTTATAATTGGTTGGTACGTTGCAGGGGCTGTTGTAGGTACTGCCATAGGTTTCATGGCATCTGCAGTAGTTTCAATATATCTCTTTAGAAAGCAGATATGGGGCAGGTTAAACCGCAGACATGACCCCCACAGCCTTAAACCAAATAAAGATAAAGTATTCACGCTTCGAGAAGAACTGAGAATAGCCAAAATGCTCATTAAGTTCTCAGTACCTGTAGTTATAACTGGACTGGCTGAAATGTGTCTTTACGACATCGGTACCATATTCATAGGAGTATACCTGGCAAGCCAGTATGCAGGGTACTATACCAATGCCAGCGCAATTGCAAGGCTTCCACTTATAATATCAACAGCAGTAGCTACATCAGCGCTTCCCGCCACTTCTGAAGCCCTTAGTCTCAGAGACGGCCCCTTACTTCAGACTTATATTTCCCAATCTTACAGATATGTGGGATTCTTTGTAGTGCCCATGTGTACAGTTACAATTATTTTTGCAGCCCCTATACTTGCATTACTCTTTGGTGATGCGTATACCCCTGGAGCAGGGGCTCTCCAAATATTTGTAACAGGAATGGTATTCTTTACAATATACAATATTTCATCAAGTATATGTCAGGGCCTTGGAAGACCATTTATTCCGATGCTTGCACTTATTGTAGGAACAACTGTAGAATTGATTCTCAGTGTGCTGTTGATTCCAAGTATTGGAATAGAAGGTGCTGCAACAGGTACAACAGTAGCTGCATTTATTATAATGGTAATAACTCTTTATGGAACCTTTAAACTCTCCAAAGTGAATATTCCAGTGGCAGATTTTACCAGAATAATAATGGCTTCCTTTTTAATGGGAGTTATCTTAATGCTTCTCCCCAAAACCATAGAAGGGTTCTTACTGTCAATTATATTGGCGCCTTTACTTTATGCATTATTCATTGCAGCAGTTGGCGGGTTAAGAAAGGATGATATTTCAGTTATGTACAGATTTGCAGGTAAATTCGGACCGGTTGCAGGAATACTCAGGAAATTAATTGGTTCTTTAGAGAGATTCACCCGATAAAAGTATATATCTGTGAATTTATGTGAAAATAAGAGTTTATTTTTTTAATTATTTTTTTAAAAGTATACATCTTAAAATATCAACGTACATATATGTACTATAAAGCTTTAAATAGGACTATATAGTATATAGGATACTGTAAGAAATACGTTAATAGGTGATTAATATGAAAGGCAGTGAATGTTTTTGGCGATCTTAAATTAAATGAGCCAGTTAGTATCGAACTTGATTTCGATTCCCCATTTGAATTGTTTAAAAATATTTATAGAAACTATGACAGTGCGTTTCTACTTGAATCCATGGAAAGTGACAGCGGACTTGCAAGGCTCTCAGTTTTAGGCTTCAAGCCGGCTGCAGTTCTACGAGCTTATGGAAATGTTTTACAGATAGAAAAAGATGGAGTTCAAGAAGAAATTGAGACTGAAAACCCATTTGAAGAACTTAAAAAATTAACATCTAAAAGTAATGGGAAAAAGGGATTTAGAGGGGGACTCGTAGGTTACATATCCTATGAATCAGTTCGACATTTTGAAAATATTGATGTTCAAGATTCAGAGTATCCTGATTTTGAGTTTGGTTTATTCTTAGATACCATTACGTTTGATCGGTTGCAGAACAAATGCGAATATGTGACCCTTGGTGAAAATAGAATCGAAGAAATAAACCAGATTGCAAAGGAATCACATGATATCGGTAGTATTGATTTCAAGTTTAAGAAGCACTATTTTTCCAGGGAAAAATATGAAAACATGGTTAGAGAAGCTAAGGAAAGAATAAAAGCGGGTGAAATCTTCCAGAGTGTCATATCAAATGCCCGTGAATATGAAATCACTGGTGATAAGCTTTCAATTTATAAGGCACTTCGTGAAATGAATCCCTCACCATATATGTATCATTTAAAACTTGGAAACCGTGAGATAATTGGTTCAAGTCCTGAAATGCTCGCCAGAGTTGAAGGAAGCGATGTGGAAACATATCCAATTGCAGGGACAAGGAAACGCGGTAAAACAGATGCTGAAGATGAAAAACTGGAAATAGAACTGATGAATGACGAAAAAGAACTTGCAGAACATTTAATGCTTGTGGACCTTGCAAGGAATGATGTGGGAAAAGTAAGCAAGTTCGATTCAGTACGAGTTCCAGAATACATGGGTGTTAAGAAATTTTCACATGTACAGCATATCGTTTCCCATGTAACAGGAAAATTGAGAGATGATATGACAGCAGTTGACGCATTCAGCTCCATTTTCCCTGCAGGGACATTAAGCGGGGCTCCAAAAATCAGAGCCATGGAAATAATAAACAAACTGGAAGGACTTCCAAGGGGACCTTACGGTGGCGCTTTAGGCTACTTCTCATTAAATGGAAATGCAGACTTTGCAATTGTTATAAGGACGCTGGTCTGCAATGGAAATAAAGCTAAAATACAGGCAGGTGCTGGAATTGTACATGATTCCGTCCCAGAAAATGAATATTTTGAATGCGAAAACAAAGCACAGGCAGTTATAAAGGCTCTTGAAGTTGCAAGCGGTAAGGGGGAACTGAAATGATACTGATACTGGATAATTATGATTCATTTACATATAATCTCTATCAGTTAGTTGGACAGCTTGAAAAAGACATAGTGGTTAAAAGAAATGATAAAATAACCATTGATGAAATAAGAGAGCTTCAGCCAGACAGCATAATAATTTCTCCAGGACCTGGAAACCCAACCAATAAAAAAGATTTTGGGGTTTGTAGCGATGTCATTAAAGAATTTAAAGGTAAAATTCCAATTTTAGGAGTATGTTTAGGGCATCAGGGTATTTTCGCGACATTTGGAGGGAAAATTAAAAGAACAGAGCCTATACACGGTAAATTAAGTGAAATTTCCCATAGCAACGAAGGGATCTTTAAGGACGTTGAAAACACCCTCGTTGCAACGAGATACCATTCACTTATCTGTGATGAAAACAGCACCCCTGATTGTATAGAAGTCATTGCAAAAACAGAAGACGGAACTATAATGGCCATAAAACATTTAGATTGCCCTGTTTTTGGTCTTCAGTTCCATCCAGAGTCTATAGGGACAGCCAGCGGATTAAAGATAATTAAAAATTTCCTGGAAGTTGAAGGAACCTGCAGTTCCAGAACACCAAAAACAAGGTTTCTGGAGGACTGTACATGATCAATTTCTCACAGATAATAACTGAAAGGGAAAAAGTGCTCAAAAGAGACATGAAATACAGGCCTTTAAGCGAATTAAAAGAAAATATCCGCGGGACAAAAATAAGGGCCGATTTTAAAAAGGCACTGCTTAATAAAGAGGATGTTTCTGTAATCTGCGAATACAAACCAGCGTCTCCATCTAAAGGCGACATTTCCAACATTCTGGTGGAAGATGTTGTTCCTCTCTATGATAAAGGAGGGGCAAGTGCTATCTCGGTGCTTACAGAACAGACATTTTTTAAAAGCAGCATTAAAAATCTACGTATTGCGTCTAAAGTAAGCAAGCTGCCACTTCTTAGAAAGGACTTTGTAATGGATGAATACCAGATCTATGAAGCCAGGTCCTGTGGGGCCAGTGCAGTGCTTTTAATGGCAGGTGTTTATAAAGATCTCAGATTTGGAATCGACCTCTGCCATTACCTTGAAATGGACGCCCTTGTGGAATGTAAAAACAGGGAAGAAATAGAAATGGCCGTAAAGGCAGGTGCGGAAATAATAGGAATTAACAACCGGGATTTCAGCGACTTCAGTATTGATTTTGAACGGACTGAAAAGCTTGCAAAATACATACCTGAAAATAAGGTTCTTGTATCAGAAAGCGGGGTTAAAAATTCTGAAGATGTTAAACTTCTTGGAAGCTACGGCGCAGATGCAGTCTTAATAGGTTCAACCATCATGGAATCAAACAACATACTTGAAACAGTACAGGAACTGGTTAAAGCAGGTAAAAACGCAAAGGTGAGTTAAGTGGAATTCAAAATTTGCGGGATTACAAGACTTGAAGACATTAAAGTGTGTGAAAATAAAGGCCCTGCTTTTATAGGGTTTATAAACATAAAGCGGTCCAAAAGATTTCAGGATATAGAAAAAATAAGAGAACTTGTGGACTCCATGAAAAATAAAGAAAAAGCAGTGCTTGTACTTGAGCCTGAAACTGTTGAAGAAGCCATGGACTCTATAGAAAAAAGCGGCGTTAAAAATATACAGCTGCATTCATTACAGGCAGAGGATATAGATAAACTAAAAGAAATTAATGTAATTAAAGCCATTGGAATTCCTGAGAAAATCGATGAATCTAAAAAAGAAGAAATAAAATCATTTGCAAAAGTTTGCAAATATCTAATATTTGATTCTATGATTCAAGGTAAAAGTGGCGGTACTGGAAAGCAAATTCCACTGGAAGTTGCAGCTGAAGCAGCAGAAATTGCAAAAGAAAGCAATAATGATATAAAACTGTTTCTTGCAGGTGGAATTAGTGCACAAAAGATGAAAAATAAAGGAAATTTAATTAAAGACATTTTTGATTATGTAGATGTTAATTCAGGCGTTGAAGATAGTCCTGGAATTAAAAATAGAGATAAAATAGCAGAATTTGTTGAAAATTGTAAGGTGATTTAATGATCTCAGATGGTAAATTCGGTAAATACGGCGGGATATTTGTTCCAGAACTTCTAATTCCTGCCCTTGAAGAGCTTGAGAAGGCATTTTTAAAGTACAAAGATG
It encodes:
- a CDS encoding aminodeoxychorismate/anthranilate synthase component II; this encodes MILILDNYDSFTYNLYQLVGQLEKDIVVKRNDKITIDEIRELQPDSIIISPGPGNPTNKKDFGVCSDVIKEFKGKIPILGVCLGHQGIFATFGGKIKRTEPIHGKLSEISHSNEGIFKDVENTLVATRYHSLICDENSTPDCIEVIAKTEDGTIMAIKHLDCPVFGLQFHPESIGTASGLKIIKNFLEVEGTCSSRTPKTRFLEDCT
- the trpC gene encoding indole-3-glycerol phosphate synthase TrpC, translated to MINFSQIITEREKVLKRDMKYRPLSELKENIRGTKIRADFKKALLNKEDVSVICEYKPASPSKGDISNILVEDVVPLYDKGGASAISVLTEQTFFKSSIKNLRIASKVSKLPLLRKDFVMDEYQIYEARSCGASAVLLMAGVYKDLRFGIDLCHYLEMDALVECKNREEIEMAVKAGAEIIGINNRDFSDFSIDFERTEKLAKYIPENKVLVSESGVKNSEDVKLLGSYGADAVLIGSTIMESNNILETVQELVKAGKNAKVS
- a CDS encoding flippase, giving the protein MSSKKSKIASGSIVILIGSFVFRIGGFIYRFIMSRLLDTAGYGILGLTLPFQNLLTITANGGLPPAIAKYVAQYSAVEQDDMVRQIIITALKIVAVTGTIGAILMYILAGIIAIDWWHKPEALLPLQIVAVMAPFSVIVGVFRGVFQGYYKMTNILITRAFEQVFTIAFAIALVIIGWYVAGAVVGTAIGFMASAVVSIYLFRKQIWGRLNRRHDPHSLKPNKDKVFTLREELRIAKMLIKFSVPVVITGLAEMCLYDIGTIFIGVYLASQYAGYYTNASAIARLPLIISTAVATSALPATSEALSLRDGPLLQTYISQSYRYVGFFVVPMCTVTIIFAAPILALLFGDAYTPGAGALQIFVTGMVFFTIYNISSSICQGLGRPFIPMLALIVGTTVELILSVLLIPSIGIEGAATGTTVAAFIIMVITLYGTFKLSKVNIPVADFTRIIMASFLMGVILMLLPKTIEGFLLSIILAPLLYALFIAAVGGLRKDDISVMYRFAGKFGPVAGILRKLIGSLERFTR
- the trpE gene encoding anthranilate synthase component I, which translates into the protein MNVFGDLKLNEPVSIELDFDSPFELFKNIYRNYDSAFLLESMESDSGLARLSVLGFKPAAVLRAYGNVLQIEKDGVQEEIETENPFEELKKLTSKSNGKKGFRGGLVGYISYESVRHFENIDVQDSEYPDFEFGLFLDTITFDRLQNKCEYVTLGENRIEEINQIAKESHDIGSIDFKFKKHYFSREKYENMVREAKERIKAGEIFQSVISNAREYEITGDKLSIYKALREMNPSPYMYHLKLGNREIIGSSPEMLARVEGSDVETYPIAGTRKRGKTDAEDEKLEIELMNDEKELAEHLMLVDLARNDVGKVSKFDSVRVPEYMGVKKFSHVQHIVSHVTGKLRDDMTAVDAFSSIFPAGTLSGAPKIRAMEIINKLEGLPRGPYGGALGYFSLNGNADFAIVIRTLVCNGNKAKIQAGAGIVHDSVPENEYFECENKAQAVIKALEVASGKGELK
- a CDS encoding phosphoribosylanthranilate isomerase is translated as MEFKICGITRLEDIKVCENKGPAFIGFINIKRSKRFQDIEKIRELVDSMKNKEKAVLVLEPETVEEAMDSIEKSGVKNIQLHSLQAEDIDKLKEINVIKAIGIPEKIDESKKEEIKSFAKVCKYLIFDSMIQGKSGGTGKQIPLEVAAEAAEIAKESNNDIKLFLAGGISAQKMKNKGNLIKDIFDYVDVNSGVEDSPGIKNRDKIAEFVENCKVI